Proteins encoded by one window of Metamycoplasma subdolum:
- a CDS encoding HipA family kinase, which yields MIKKYFFRNQDFICFSFNYDLNKQEISSLNKEADFSKCPIFLSNFEPSIIQEYLEYERPTPLNRQGYENLFDKKFNPFSFYEIGLGLSMLDNFWICDEKSLNLKWKDINLFDNFKNEIDNIFLLSNIQKEKIKVENKHIFSPDFMLPGELRKSIKKEEDKFYLKKANSKFGSKIEYMQIYAEFFASQIAKQLELNAVYYDIENIEENLVNTCEWFIKKGENFIPFSTLFIKGNDSKESLIKNLNIVFGKENFQNLMLFDSIILNVDRHLGNFGIIVDSLTNSFISPAPIYDNGKSFLFDFNLYDKKSLKFSLENYGGRIVNLWPSFDQQMFENLDIRHKIWIDKLEDFELKNHEDFPAPSKYFKACKKMLKDQVEKLKNYYSVKFEKITE from the coding sequence ATGATTAAAAAATACTTCTTTAGAAATCAAGATTTTATTTGTTTTAGTTTTAATTACGACTTGAATAAACAAGAAATAAGCAGCCTTAATAAGGAAGCTGACTTTTCTAAATGTCCTATTTTTTTATCTAATTTTGAACCATCAATTATTCAAGAGTATTTAGAGTATGAAAGACCAACTCCTTTGAATAGACAAGGATATGAGAATTTATTTGACAAAAAATTTAATCCATTTTCTTTTTATGAAATTGGGCTTGGACTTTCCATGCTAGATAATTTTTGAATTTGCGACGAAAAAAGTTTAAATTTAAAATGAAAAGACATAAATTTATTTGATAATTTTAAAAATGAAATAGATAATATTTTCTTACTTTCTAATATTCAAAAAGAAAAAATAAAAGTAGAAAATAAACATATTTTTTCACCCGATTTTATGCTTCCGGGAGAGCTTAGAAAGTCAATTAAAAAAGAAGAAGATAAATTTTACTTAAAAAAGGCAAATAGTAAGTTTGGAAGCAAGATTGAATATATGCAAATTTATGCTGAATTTTTTGCTAGTCAAATTGCTAAACAATTAGAGCTCAACGCAGTTTATTATGATATTGAAAATATTGAAGAAAATCTAGTAAATACTTGTGAATGATTTATTAAAAAGGGTGAAAATTTTATTCCTTTTTCAACACTTTTCATTAAAGGAAATGATAGCAAAGAAAGCCTTATTAAAAATCTAAATATTGTCTTTGGCAAAGAGAATTTTCAAAATTTAATGCTTTTTGATTCAATAATTTTGAATGTTGATAGACACTTAGGAAATTTTGGAATTATAGTCGATAGTTTAACCAATAGTTTTATTTCACCCGCTCCAATTTATGATAATGGAAAAAGTTTTCTTTTTGATTTCAATTTATATGATAAAAAAAGCTTAAAATTTTCACTTGAAAATTATGGCGGGAGAATTGTAAATCTTTGGCCAAGTTTCGATCAACAAATGTTTGAAAATTTGGACATAAGACACAAAATTTGAATTGATAAATTAGAAGATTTTGAACTAAAAAATCATGAAGATTTTCCAGCCCCTTCAAAATATTTCAAAGCATGCAAAAAAATGTTAAAAGATCAAGTAGAAAAACTTAAAAATTATTACTCAGTAAAATTTGAAAAAATAACCGAATAG
- the uvrA gene encoding excinuclease ABC subunit UvrA, whose protein sequence is MKEIIVKGAKENNLKNIDVTIPRDKFVVFTGVSGSGKSSLAFNTIYEEGRRRYVDSLSNYARQFLGGTKKPNVEVIEGLSPAISIEQKTTHNNPRSIVGTVTEIYDYFRLLYARIGHPFCPNHKIEITAQKTKDIINSIYKNEEGSKLFILAPMIINQKGSHQVLLAKLKRDGYIRVKINNDIYNLEDNIELDKNKKWNISVIVDRFSLSEETRSRVAEAIEVALEMANGLVTVEVFGKERQTFSIYHSCEHGDFEMPKIEPRLFSFNSPSGMCLTCRGLGFLQQVDFDLVCPDKNLTINDGALKYYANFMDTDNLEWQEFSFLLKHYNIPRNVPIRELDEEQLFIIQNGSLEDLHIIRKSTGGIVYDQVKHVEGVCEKIYRKFNETKSEDIRDWLKKYFTEHTCPECKGQRLNKYAMAVKVANLNIFEMSNLSIEEINEKINKLELTEIEKEIAELIINELKHRLTFLINVGLQYLTLNRRAETLSGGEAQRIKLATQIGANLTGVLYVLDEPSIGLHQADNRKLLQSLKHMVSLGNTLIVVEHDEETIREADFIVDIGKFAGVHGGEIIATGTADDIAKCEESITGNYLSGKLKIEVPKYRRSGNGKILKIKHCTRNNLKNIEATFPLGKFICVTGVSGSGKSSLINEELVSNINKFLNSASYDIRSDEKLVGQFNVDKLVQITQSPIGRTPRSNTATYTSIFDDIRDVFASVEESKIRGYTKSRFSFNVPGGRCDKCEGDGVIRIEMHFLPDVYVTCDHCDGKRYNRETLEVKYHGKSISDILNMTVEEAHAFFIQRAKIREKLEMLLHVGLGYIALGQSATTLSGGEAQRIKLATYLQKKPTGKTIYVLDEPTTGLHSHDIKNLLNVLNKIVDGGDTVVVIEHNLDVIKCADYIIDLGPDGGKGGGEIVVSGTPEQVANHPYSYTAKYLKEMLKKV, encoded by the coding sequence ATGAAAGAAATTATCGTTAAAGGTGCAAAAGAAAATAATTTAAAAAATATTGATGTAACAATTCCTAGAGATAAGTTTGTTGTTTTTACTGGAGTAAGTGGTTCTGGAAAATCTTCACTAGCTTTTAATACTATTTATGAAGAAGGCAGAAGAAGATATGTTGATAGTTTGTCAAACTATGCAAGACAATTTTTGGGCGGAACAAAGAAACCAAATGTTGAAGTTATTGAAGGACTAAGTCCAGCAATATCAATTGAACAAAAAACAACTCACAACAACCCAAGATCAATCGTTGGAACTGTTACAGAGATTTATGACTATTTTAGATTACTATATGCAAGAATTGGTCATCCGTTCTGTCCAAATCATAAAATTGAAATAACAGCTCAGAAAACCAAAGATATTATCAATTCAATTTATAAAAATGAAGAAGGTAGCAAGCTTTTTATATTAGCTCCAATGATAATCAATCAAAAGGGAAGTCATCAAGTACTTTTGGCAAAACTTAAAAGGGATGGTTATATAAGGGTAAAAATAAACAATGATATTTATAATCTTGAAGATAATATTGAACTTGATAAAAACAAAAAGTGAAATATTTCTGTAATTGTTGATAGATTTTCATTGTCGGAAGAAACAAGATCAAGAGTTGCTGAAGCGATTGAAGTTGCACTAGAGATGGCCAACGGTCTTGTTACTGTAGAAGTTTTTGGCAAAGAAAGGCAAACTTTTTCAATTTACCATAGTTGTGAACATGGCGATTTTGAAATGCCAAAAATTGAACCGAGACTTTTTAGTTTCAACTCGCCAAGTGGTATGTGTTTAACTTGTCGTGGTCTTGGCTTTTTACAACAAGTTGACTTTGACTTAGTTTGTCCTGATAAAAATTTAACTATTAATGATGGAGCATTAAAATATTATGCAAATTTCATGGACACAGATAATCTTGAATGACAAGAGTTTTCATTTTTATTAAAACATTACAATATTCCACGTAATGTTCCAATTCGCGAATTAGATGAAGAACAACTTTTTATAATTCAAAATGGTTCACTTGAAGATTTACACATAATTAGAAAATCAACTGGTGGAATTGTTTATGACCAAGTTAAACACGTTGAAGGTGTTTGTGAAAAAATTTATCGTAAGTTTAATGAAACTAAAAGTGAAGATATTCGTGATTGATTAAAGAAATATTTCACGGAGCACACTTGCCCAGAATGCAAGGGTCAAAGACTCAATAAATACGCAATGGCAGTTAAAGTTGCTAATTTAAATATTTTTGAAATGTCAAATCTTTCAATAGAAGAAATAAATGAAAAAATTAATAAATTGGAGCTAACTGAAATTGAAAAAGAAATCGCTGAATTAATCATTAATGAGCTTAAACATCGTTTGACTTTTTTGATCAACGTTGGACTTCAATATTTAACCTTAAATAGAAGAGCAGAAACTCTTAGTGGTGGCGAAGCTCAAAGAATAAAATTGGCCACACAAATTGGAGCAAATTTAACTGGTGTTTTATATGTTTTGGACGAACCCTCAATAGGACTTCATCAAGCAGATAATCGCAAACTTTTACAATCACTAAAACATATGGTTTCTTTAGGCAATACTTTAATTGTTGTTGAACACGATGAAGAGACTATTAGAGAAGCAGATTTTATTGTTGATATTGGAAAATTTGCTGGTGTACATGGCGGAGAAATTATTGCAACTGGAACTGCTGATGATATTGCTAAATGCGAAGAAAGTATTACTGGGAATTACTTGTCCGGAAAACTCAAAATTGAGGTTCCAAAATATAGAAGAAGCGGCAATGGTAAAATTCTTAAAATTAAGCATTGTACAAGGAATAATTTAAAAAATATTGAAGCAACGTTTCCGCTTGGAAAATTCATTTGTGTAACTGGTGTTTCAGGTTCAGGAAAATCAAGTTTAATCAATGAAGAACTTGTATCAAATATCAACAAGTTTTTAAACTCGGCAAGTTATGATATTAGAAGCGATGAAAAACTTGTTGGTCAATTTAATGTTGACAAACTTGTTCAAATTACACAAAGTCCAATTGGAAGAACACCACGTTCAAACACAGCAACTTATACTTCAATTTTTGATGACATAAGAGACGTGTTTGCAAGCGTTGAAGAATCTAAAATTAGAGGCTATACAAAAAGTCGTTTTTCATTCAATGTTCCTGGCGGAAGATGCGACAAATGCGAAGGCGATGGAGTTATTAGAATTGAGATGCATTTTTTACCTGATGTTTATGTAACTTGTGACCATTGTGATGGTAAAAGATATAATAGAGAAACTTTAGAAGTTAAATATCATGGAAAAAGCATTAGTGATATATTAAATATGACTGTTGAAGAAGCACATGCTTTCTTTATTCAAAGAGCAAAAATCCGTGAAAAACTTGAAATGCTTTTACACGTTGGACTTGGTTATATTGCTTTAGGTCAATCAGCAACAACACTTTCTGGTGGTGAAGCTCAAAGAATAAAACTTGCAACTTATTTACAGAAAAAACCAACTGGAAAAACCATTTATGTTCTTGACGAGCCAACGACTGGTCTTCATTCACATGACATTAAAAATCTTTTAAACGTTTTAAACAAAATTGTTGATGGAGGAGACACTGTTGTTGTAATTGAGCATAATTTGGATGTTATAAAATGTGCTGACTATATCATTGATCTTGGGCCTGATGGCGGAAAAGGTGGGGGTGAAATTGTTGTATCAGGAACACCTGAACAAGTGGCAAATCACCCTTATTCTTACACCGCAAAATATCTAAAAGAAATGCTTAAAAAGGTTTAA
- the lgt gene encoding prolipoprotein diacylglyceryl transferase: protein MLETIEKVGEKVDFAGVHLKIGPFYVYSLTMMLGMLTAILTVYFFWRREKYKLEQLTILVLIGLPTAIVGARLFFILQQAFAGNWETVKRFYAIWEGGLSIHGGVIVSSICCTMYVSFGKSGKKINLRKAMSIILPAVLIGQAIGRWGNFANHEVYGRELSETSLAFRLLPELIREHMYINGAYHFPLFLYESMFNLTAYIIIVWILNLYNWLRPGTTGGIYVLYYGIIRFAMEPLREESFTIYKVISALYIVTGLVMIIMFEFVMKLNYNVYKIPMFKNEKTWKYFYFIVYEPKQKVKPILDEKTKNAVRIKA, encoded by the coding sequence ATGCTAGAAACTATTGAAAAAGTAGGCGAAAAAGTTGATTTTGCTGGCGTGCATTTAAAGATTGGTCCTTTTTATGTATATTCTCTTACAATGATGCTTGGAATGCTGACTGCAATTTTAACTGTTTATTTTTTCTGAAGAAGAGAAAAATATAAATTAGAACAATTAACAATTCTAGTTTTAATTGGACTTCCTACTGCTATTGTTGGAGCAAGACTTTTCTTTATTTTGCAACAAGCCTTTGCTGGAAATTGAGAAACTGTCAAAAGATTTTATGCCATATGAGAGGGTGGTCTTTCCATTCATGGTGGGGTTATTGTTTCCTCAATTTGTTGTACCATGTATGTTAGCTTTGGAAAAAGCGGCAAAAAAATCAATTTAAGAAAAGCAATGTCTATTATTTTGCCTGCCGTTTTAATAGGACAAGCGATTGGAAGATGAGGAAACTTTGCTAACCATGAAGTTTATGGACGTGAACTTAGTGAAACAAGTTTAGCTTTCCGCCTTCTACCCGAACTAATTAGAGAACATATGTATATAAATGGAGCTTACCATTTCCCACTATTTTTATACGAATCAATGTTTAACTTAACTGCTTATATAATTATTGTTTGAATTTTAAACTTATACAACTGACTTCGTCCAGGAACTACTGGTGGAATCTACGTTCTTTACTATGGAATTATTCGTTTTGCTATGGAACCTTTGCGGGAAGAAAGCTTTACAATCTATAAAGTAATTTCTGCCCTTTATATTGTGACCGGTCTTGTAATGATTATTATGTTTGAATTTGTAATGAAATTGAATTACAACGTTTACAAAATTCCAATGTTCAAAAATGAAAAAACCTGAAAATATTTTTACTTCATAGTTTATGAACCTAAACAAAAAGTAAAACCTATTCTAGATGAAAAAACTAAAAATGCTGTAAGAATCAAAGCTTAG
- a CDS encoding NAD(P)/FAD-dependent oxidoreductase — protein MTKSHYDVLIIGSGPAGLSASIYLSRQNISNAFIESTLPGGKIGQTEKVENYPGIEKISGFELATNFLNHAKSYGAKMIFGKVVNFSKTKDNLIEVNLENGDKYFSQALIIATGMKSLVPEEIINIHTFNHRGVSYCAVCDGSLYKNEVCGIIGGGNSAFEEGAFLANVAKEVHIFVRDKIIAEKTIQNQLLEHKNVTIHKPSQIKKLIGKDKLEEIEFEENCKLKHMKMAALFPYIGFKPSTDFISQKEILDPRGFIKVNENMETTIENVYAAGDVIQKQIRQIVTAANDGTIAAKTITNKIISKY, from the coding sequence ATGACTAAAAGTCACTATGATGTTTTAATTATTGGTTCTGGGCCTGCAGGACTAAGTGCATCAATTTACCTTTCAAGACAAAATATATCTAATGCTTTTATTGAATCAACTTTGCCTGGAGGCAAAATTGGACAAACTGAAAAAGTTGAAAACTATCCAGGAATCGAAAAGATTTCTGGTTTTGAACTTGCAACTAACTTTTTAAATCATGCAAAAAGTTATGGTGCAAAAATGATTTTTGGAAAAGTTGTAAACTTTTCAAAAACAAAAGATAATCTAATTGAAGTTAATTTAGAAAATGGCGACAAATATTTTTCACAAGCTTTAATTATTGCAACTGGGATGAAAAGCCTAGTTCCTGAAGAAATAATTAATATTCACACCTTCAATCATCGTGGCGTTTCTTATTGTGCAGTATGTGATGGAAGTTTATATAAAAATGAAGTTTGCGGAATTATTGGTGGCGGAAACAGTGCATTTGAAGAAGGTGCATTTTTAGCAAATGTTGCTAAAGAAGTACACATATTTGTTCGCGACAAAATAATTGCTGAAAAAACAATCCAAAATCAACTTTTAGAACATAAAAATGTTACTATCCACAAACCAAGCCAAATTAAAAAACTAATTGGCAAGGACAAACTTGAAGAAATTGAGTTTGAAGAAAATTGCAAACTAAAGCACATGAAAATGGCAGCACTTTTCCCTTACATTGGCTTTAAACCTTCAACTGATTTCATAAGTCAAAAAGAAATTTTGGACCCAAGAGGTTTCATTAAAGTTAATGAAAATATGGAAACAACTATTGAAAATGTATACGCTGCAGGTGATGTTATTCAAAAACAAATTAGACAAATTGTTACAGCAGCAAATGATGGAACAATTGCAGCTAAAACAATAACAAATAAAATAATTTCAAAATACTAA
- a CDS encoding pseudouridine synthase translates to MEKDEELVRIQKLISELGYSSRREAEKLILAKKVKVDGILAQIGQKVLRTCKIEINGKELKNFVKPIYIVLNKPAKTICSLKDPEKRKTIYDHIRIKDYCYSIGRLDWDTTGIILITNDGKLASFLSHPSSEIERKYLVKTDESLTLDEIMFLNSNKVILEGKKSTQKIVCVGQNNYEVILKEGRNHHVKKLFELVNKPVKTLHRKSFSFISDKGLKVGEFRNLTNDEIRRLKNLKIIKKSA, encoded by the coding sequence ATGGAAAAAGATGAAGAATTAGTTAGAATTCAAAAGTTAATTTCAGAGCTTGGATATTCTTCAAGAAGAGAAGCTGAAAAACTTATTTTGGCAAAGAAAGTTAAAGTTGATGGAATTTTAGCTCAAATTGGGCAAAAGGTTTTGCGCACTTGCAAAATTGAAATTAATGGTAAAGAACTAAAAAACTTTGTAAAACCAATTTATATAGTTTTAAACAAACCGGCTAAAACTATTTGTAGTTTGAAAGATCCTGAAAAAAGAAAAACAATTTATGATCATATAAGAATTAAAGATTATTGTTACTCAATTGGAAGGCTTGATTGAGATACAACAGGAATCATTTTGATAACAAATGATGGTAAATTAGCAAGTTTTCTTTCACATCCAAGTAGTGAGATTGAAAGAAAATACTTAGTTAAAACAGATGAGAGTTTAACCTTGGATGAAATTATGTTTCTAAATAGCAATAAAGTTATTTTAGAGGGCAAAAAGTCAACCCAAAAGATAGTATGTGTCGGGCAAAATAATTATGAGGTTATCCTTAAAGAAGGCAGAAATCACCATGTTAAAAAGCTTTTTGAACTTGTAAATAAGCCAGTTAAAACCTTGCATAGAAAATCATTTTCATTTATAAGTGATAAAGGGTTAAAAGTTGGTGAATTCAGAAATTTAACAAATGATGAAATAAGAAGACTTAAAAATTTAAAGATTATAAAAAAATCAGCCTAA
- a CDS encoding MHO_1580 family protein, translating into MNIINQVAYEENRVIDAEEKVNYRVEKQVYDWSVSTGSENIILNIRRLVNSDEILLEFVWQNFSNQIKNPFLISTINNKIISLDYSFQSTRGHVFQAIVNQKEGFKNFTFNDLKNMNFEIGSHFGRKLNEARKLMRFTYFFDTGFLNKNYIISNETLRFKIMTDLSLRFFTQASNLDASVATNSSMCQLHFLIEPKKFELAKNNVALANVHMYKKWTNSSSVQTNLNQSDTSAITVSDDGTKNDLIEGKNEIFLNSLDSRKSIQYSSSSFYDVKAKKTIISPSDARTSLGLIIPLTFVGTLTNQMKVEFGKGLQGFKVTYNQAIAKPFFNVESGLIKLKIESEKLQLKPYKKWENLTVSSLTNKIEAER; encoded by the coding sequence ATGAATATTATTAATCAAGTAGCATATGAGGAAAATAGAGTAATTGATGCTGAAGAAAAAGTAAACTATCGTGTAGAAAAACAAGTTTATGATTGATCAGTTTCAACTGGAAGTGAAAACATAATTCTGAATATTAGAAGGCTAGTAAATAGTGATGAAATTTTACTAGAATTTGTATGACAAAACTTCTCAAATCAAATCAAAAATCCTTTTTTAATTTCAACTATTAATAACAAGATAATATCGTTAGACTACTCATTTCAAAGTACAAGAGGTCATGTTTTTCAAGCAATTGTAAATCAAAAAGAAGGCTTTAAAAATTTCACCTTCAACGATTTAAAAAACATGAATTTTGAAATAGGGTCTCACTTTGGACGCAAATTAAATGAAGCAAGAAAATTAATGCGTTTTACTTACTTTTTTGATACAGGATTTTTGAACAAAAATTACATAATAAGCAATGAAACTTTACGCTTCAAAATTATGACTGATTTATCACTTAGATTTTTTACACAAGCAAGCAATTTAGATGCTTCAGTCGCAACAAATTCTAGCATGTGTCAATTACACTTTCTAATTGAACCAAAGAAATTTGAACTAGCTAAAAACAATGTTGCTTTAGCTAATGTTCATATGTACAAAAAATGAACCAACTCAAGTAGTGTTCAAACAAACTTAAATCAATCAGATACATCTGCAATAACTGTAAGTGATGACGGAACAAAAAATGACTTAATTGAAGGGAAAAATGAGATTTTTCTAAACTCTTTAGATTCAAGAAAATCTATTCAATATTCAAGTAGTAGTTTCTATGATGTAAAAGCTAAGAAAACAATCATTTCTCCAAGCGATGCAAGAACTAGTTTAGGTCTTATTATTCCTCTAACTTTTGTCGGAACTTTAACTAATCAAATGAAGGTTGAGTTCGGCAAAGGTTTGCAGGGTTTTAAAGTAACATATAATCAAGCAATCGCAAAACCGTTTTTCAATGTTGAATCAGGACTAATAAAACTAAAAATAGAATCGGAAAAATTGCAATTAAAACCATACAAAAAATGGGAAAACTTAACTGTTAGTTCGCTAACAAACAAAATAGAAGCTGAAAGGTAA
- a CDS encoding MHO_1590 family protein, producing the protein MKTKQKVFLATSIGLIALGTIAGLTTVMVLRKKKQDRQNIENKQNEIKETEKENQENKSKETEEEKEIKETEAESIFTSDKKEEINSNLVFPTLNQADYYDHLNFRNNQAWIDEEMIKFIVDDILAKILVENGVIKYNIEVINDQNVLLNFIWANNSQKAFRTYKISTNVL; encoded by the coding sequence ATGAAAACAAAACAAAAAGTTTTTCTTGCAACTTCAATCGGCTTAATTGCTCTCGGAACTATTGCTGGTCTTACAACAGTCATGGTTTTAAGAAAAAAGAAGCAAGATAGACAAAACATAGAAAACAAACAAAATGAAATAAAAGAAACAGAAAAAGAAAATCAAGAAAACAAAAGCAAAGAAACTGAAGAAGAAAAAGAAATAAAAGAAACAGAAGCTGAAAGTATTTTCACCTCAGATAAAAAAGAAGAAATTAACTCAAATTTGGTTTTCCCAACTTTAAATCAAGCTGACTATTATGATCATTTAAACTTTAGAAATAATCAAGCATGAATCGATGAAGAAATGATTAAATTTATTGTTGATGATATTTTGGCTAAAATTTTAGTTGAAAACGGAGTTATCAAATATAACATTGAAGTAATAAATGACCAAAATGTTTTATTAAATTTTATTTGAGCAAATAATTCACAAAAAGCATTTAGAACTTATAAAATTAGCACTAATGTTCTATAA
- a CDS encoding acyl carrier protein: protein MNIKEMVFNQIKELTKVPFDEKSIIRDLKIDSLDLVILVSKCEEQFQISITDDELMNLKTVGDVIKLIGQKIS from the coding sequence ATGAATATTAAGGAAATGGTATTTAATCAAATCAAAGAACTTACCAAAGTTCCTTTTGATGAAAAAAGCATTATTCGTGACTTAAAAATAGATAGTTTAGATCTAGTTATTTTAGTATCAAAATGCGAAGAACAATTCCAAATAAGCATCACTGATGATGAACTTATGAATCTTAAAACAGTTGGTGATGTGATTAAATTAATTGGGCAAAAAATAAGCTAA
- a CDS encoding helix-turn-helix transcriptional regulator has translation MKYSDAIKKLRTYLHLTQTEFGETLGVTFGTVNRWESGIYEPTMKIKRKLAPMFKEYKIEVDE, from the coding sequence ATGAAATATTCAGATGCTATTAAAAAATTAAGAACCTATTTACATTTAACTCAGACTGAATTCGGAGAAACTTTAGGAGTAACCTTTGGAACTGTTAATCGTTGGGAATCTGGTATATATGAACCAACAATGAAAATTAAAAGAAAATTAGCACCTATGTTTAAAGAATATAAGATTGAAGTTGATGAATAG
- a CDS encoding DNA cytosine methyltransferase: MKEYSINEIAELTGKTVKFVRREVASGSLKSYKKGNKTLITEEDYNEWKTTMDEKYNSFLESADFSKSSKINKEKKKNDIINWIDISDEMKNIDGWANNKQIRDFNFIDLFTGAGGLSCGLTMAGMMPVGSVEIMPQAVDTYKSNFSKIKGFKENVSDRDIREEKIKQDLVDSVKDKHVHLIAGGFPCQGFSMAGNRIVADPRNSLYLDMLEIVKRIKPEFVLMENVEGLRSMMDGKIEEKIISDYKEIGYDINVTVLNSADYGVAQYRHRVIFIGNRVGATNYHPQPIYNESNYITVGDVLQKYVDMPENISINHIFSKTSDDMKKRLEAIPIGKSLYGNYSDAWKKVDWNKPSCTVKENHGGVNVHPILNRVMTPRELATLQSFPENFIFSGSKKWQLVQIGNAVPCLLGKAIGLAILKSYDEWSK, encoded by the coding sequence ATGAAAGAATACTCAATTAATGAAATTGCAGAACTTACTGGTAAAACTGTTAAGTTTGTTAGAAGAGAAGTAGCAAGTGGCTCTTTAAAAAGTTATAAAAAAGGGAATAAAACACTTATTACTGAAGAAGATTATAACGAATGGAAAACAACGATGGATGAAAAATACAATTCATTCTTGGAATCAGCTGATTTTTCTAAATCATCAAAAATTAATAAAGAAAAAAAGAAAAATGATATTATCAATTGGATAGATATATCTGATGAGATGAAAAACATAGATGGTTGGGCTAATAATAAACAAATTAGAGATTTTAATTTTATTGATTTGTTTACTGGAGCAGGTGGATTGTCTTGTGGATTAACTATGGCTGGTATGATGCCTGTTGGATCAGTAGAAATAATGCCACAAGCTGTTGATACTTATAAATCAAACTTTTCTAAGATAAAAGGATTTAAAGAAAATGTTTCAGATAGAGATATAAGAGAGGAAAAAATTAAGCAAGACCTAGTTGATTCGGTAAAAGATAAACACGTTCACTTAATTGCTGGTGGTTTCCCTTGCCAGGGATTTAGTATGGCGGGTAATAGAATTGTTGCTGATCCTAGGAACTCTTTATATTTGGATATGCTTGAAATTGTTAAAAGAATTAAACCTGAATTTGTTTTAATGGAAAATGTAGAAGGTTTGCGTTCAATGATGGACGGAAAGATAGAAGAGAAAATCATCAGCGACTATAAAGAAATTGGATATGATATTAATGTTACTGTTTTAAATAGTGCTGATTATGGTGTTGCACAATATAGACATAGAGTTATTTTTATTGGAAATAGGGTAGGTGCTACAAATTATCATCCACAACCAATTTATAATGAATCTAACTATATTACTGTAGGCGATGTTTTACAAAAATATGTCGATATGCCAGAAAACATTTCAATCAACCATATTTTTTCAAAGACAAGTGATGATATGAAAAAGAGACTTGAAGCAATCCCTATCGGTAAAAGTTTATATGGAAATTATAGCGATGCTTGGAAAAAGGTTGATTGGAATAAACCATCTTGTACAGTAAAAGAAAATCACGGTGGGGTAAATGTTCATCCTATTCTTAATAGAGTTATGACTCCAAGAGAGTTAGCAACATTACAATCATTCCCAGAAAATTTTATATTTAGTGGTTCTAAAAAATGGCAATTAGTTCAAATCGGTAATGCAGTTCCTTGTTTGCTTGGTAAAGCAATAGGATTAGCAATATTAAAATCATATGATGAATGGAGTAAATAA
- a CDS encoding UpaP162 family type II restriction enzyme produces MMNGVNNMKTYYEKIMFVKEKVSSYLKEIFKVYGNELLLRLEEYNLLTSTNNCIETSTATGFIMEEFITSKLEIYTKDHNGVDDIVIHKLSGQSTVNSSYDCFANYDGIFVMINIKVQKDGSANNAVAAINILHNDYVSTNPAQEKCYMLLKSFYDFGMSKKDGERKIMVSGVGGYCLEEIDFSRGHKQDHRNWSANFNANSGRLQVPATWLKENKLDEKDVSYSKTKSFIDDMYNGRNPEI; encoded by the coding sequence ATGATGAATGGAGTAAATAATATGAAAACTTACTATGAAAAAATAATGTTTGTTAAAGAGAAAGTAAGCTCTTATTTAAAAGAAATATTCAAAGTTTATGGTAATGAGTTGTTATTAAGACTTGAAGAGTACAATCTATTGACAAGCACCAATAACTGTATAGAAACTTCCACAGCAACTGGATTTATTATGGAAGAATTCATAACATCTAAATTAGAAATCTATACAAAAGATCATAATGGAGTAGATGACATTGTAATTCATAAATTATCAGGACAATCTACAGTCAATTCGAGTTATGATTGCTTTGCTAATTATGATGGAATCTTTGTAATGATTAATATTAAAGTTCAAAAGGATGGCTCAGCCAACAATGCCGTTGCAGCCATTAATATTTTACATAACGATTATGTTTCAACTAACCCTGCTCAAGAAAAATGCTATATGCTCCTAAAGTCTTTCTATGATTTTGGTATGTCTAAAAAAGATGGCGAAAGAAAAATTATGGTTAGTGGTGTTGGCGGATATTGCTTAGAAGAGATTGATTTTTCTCGTGGACATAAACAAGACCATCGAAATTGGTCCGCTAACTTTAATGCTAATTCAGGCAGATTACAGGTTCCTGCAACTTGGCTTAAAGAGAATAAGCTTGATGAAAAAGATGTATCTTATTCTAAAACAAAATCATTTATTGATGATATGTACAACGGAAGGAATCCTGAAATTTAA